GTGACAAGATTTTCGACCTGGAGGATGGGTTCGCTCATTTGTCGCGGTATTGGTCAAAGACGCGGGAGACCTCGCCGAAGCTGCGTCCCATGCTCATGGCTTCATGCGTTTCGTTTTGAATGGCTTCGTCGATCCAATAAACGCCGGAGTCCATGACCTCGCGGGTTTGCATTAGGTTGCCCTCCTTCGGCCAGCGCACCCAGCGCCAGTGCAGCATGCGGTAATACGGCGAATCCCAGGCTGGAATGGCGCAGCCCAGCTCCTGCACACGTTCCTGGACGAGCCACGAGTACTTCTGCACCTCATCCTCATTCGGAGCCTTGCGCTGGAGGTCGATGAGCTTGTCCAGCTCAGGCTCACCCGTCATGGTGAAGTTGTTCGTGTTCGTTTTCACTTTGCGACTGCCGTCCGGCTGGATCTCCCAGGCATTCTCCGTCGCGTAATACTCCCACAGGTGTGGATGCGGCGGTTTGGCACCCCAGGCGGACATGATCATCTCGTGCGTCTTTTGATCCCCCTTTTTGAAGAGTTGCGTGATGTCGAGTGCTTCGATTTTGATTTCAAAACCAGCCTTCAGTGCATCCTCCTTCAAAATCAGCGCTGCCTGCGTGAAAGCTGGCATATTCGCGACGGTAAAGGTCAGCGAGAGGCGTTTTCCCGATGCATTCATCAGCACACCGTCACCACCGCGCTTGGTAAAGCCTGCTTTGGCGAAATACTCCTGCGCCTTCACCGGATCATACGACTTGGCCTTCAGCTTCGGACTCGTGAAGCGGCCGAAACCCGCAAAGGTGCTCTGCATCCGCACCGCATCGCCACGTAGCACCACCTGGATCACGCGCTCGAAGTTGAGCGCGTAGTTGATGCCCGTGCGCACGTCCTGATTGTCCAACGGCGGCTTGCTTTGGTTCAAGTAGATGCCGCGTGAGAGACGCGGATACACATTATAGAAGGTGTACTTCTCAATGTAGCCATTCAGCACCTCCGGCACCTCACTCTTGTCATACCAATACGTCGGGATGAGGGCGATGAAGCGCTGCGGACAAAACAGATCCAGCTTTCCCTGACGAAACATCTCATACGCCGTGTCCACAGAGGCCACCATGCGGTACTCGATTCGGTCCACATTGAAGCGGTGGCGGTAAAATTTCTTGTCCCGCGCCCACCAGTCCTTCACCCGTGTGAGAGTGATGCTGCGGCCATACTTGATGTCTTCCTGAGCGATGTCATACGGCCCTGTCGTCGGCATTTTCCGCCACTGGTAACGAGCGGGGAAATCATCGGTGAACTCCTTGAAGAAATGCCGCGGCATCGGCCCGTTGTCTTCGCTGGCATGGTAAATCGGGTCCGGTTTTGGCTCCCGCATGGTGATGCTCATCGTGCGGTCGTCAAACTTCGTGATACACTCATACTCCTTGGTGAAAAAGTCGATGGCAAAGGGGTCCTGTAGGTTCTTCGACAGACTCATGTAAAAGAGCATGAAGAAGTCCTCCACCGTGACCTTCACGCCATCCGAGTAGCGTGCATCAGGATCGAGCCGAAAGTAGGCCGTCTTCTTGTCCGCCGACTCCGCCCAGGCCTCCGCGATACCCGGCATCCACTTCGTCGTGTCTGGGTGGTGCATGACGAGGCGCATCTCCACATTGTCCGAATGCTCGCCACGAAACGTGTTGTTCCCATCCGGCCCCAAAAAGCGCAGCGTCGGCGGAAAGTCTGGCGTGTCGATGCGCAGCGTGCCGCCCTTCTTCGCCTCCGGCGAGCCGAGGTCCGCCAAATCCGCGCCTGTTTCCCATTTCAGATCCTTCGGCAGGTCGGCTGGCGTGAGGAAGCGATAGATATTCGGCTTCGCCTTCCACTCCGCCTCCACCTCTGCCGTGTTGTCGTATGGCGGAAAGCGGTCGTCGGAGTCGCGGTCTGGCGTGCATGACGAAAGCAGTAAACTAAAAGCACAAGCCGCCACGATGAATCGCGATAGCGTCGTGGAGTGCGGTGGCAGAGGGGCAAGGCGCAGACTTGCCCCGGCGACACCGCTGTCGTCGTGAAGAGACACTTTCGAAAACCAACCCGCCATCGACAGCGGTGTCGTCGATGCCGGATGGCTCCGGCATCTCTGCCCCCGCACTCCACGACGCTCCCGCGCCGAAGACGCTGCATGTGTCTTTGAGTGTGAAGGTGGCTTCATTCGTATGTCGTGAATTTTTTCGGGTCAAAGGCCTCGCGAACCGCCTCACCCACGAAGGTGACGAGGATGAGCACGCTGGCCATTGCGGTGAAGGCGCTGGTGACGATCCAGGGATAGCTGAAGTTATCCACGCCCTCATGCAGCAAGCGGCCCCAGCTCGGCACATCCGGCGGCAGGCCGAAGCCCAGGAAGTCCAGTGCGGCCAGCGAAGTGATGACACCCGCTACTTTGAAAGGTGCTAGCGTCACCAAGATGGCGATCACGTTCGGCAACACATGGTGGAAGATGATGCGCGGCGTGCCGGCACCGAGAAGCCGTGCGGCGGCCACGTAGTCACGCTCTTTTTCTTTGTAGGTCGCGGTGCGGATGTAGTTCGCCGTCTCCATCCAGCCAAAGGCAGCCACGATGGTCACCAGGATGAGCAGCGTCGGACTCACCAGCGAGCTGATGATCATCACGACAAAGAGGAACGGCAGCACCGACCAGATCTCGATGAGTCGCTGCCCCACCATGTCCAGCACACCGCCAAAGAAGCCCAGTGCACTGCCAAACGTCAGTCCCACTGCAAATGTGATGATCAAATACAACACCGCCACGCCCAGCGACTGCTGTAGGCCGCCGTAGAGCATCGCCAGCACATCAATGCCGGTCGAGTTGGTGCCGAGGTAATGCCGCGTGCTCCAAGATGGCGGCG
This genomic stretch from Verrucomicrobiaceae bacterium harbors:
- a CDS encoding ABC transporter substrate-binding protein, which gives rise to MSLHDDSGVAGASLRLAPLPPHSTTLSRFIVAACAFSLLLSSCTPDRDSDDRFPPYDNTAEVEAEWKAKPNIYRFLTPADLPKDLKWETGADLADLGSPEAKKGGTLRIDTPDFPPTLRFLGPDGNNTFRGEHSDNVEMRLVMHHPDTTKWMPGIAEAWAESADKKTAYFRLDPDARYSDGVKVTVEDFFMLFYMSLSKNLQDPFAIDFFTKEYECITKFDDRTMSITMREPKPDPIYHASEDNGPMPRHFFKEFTDDFPARYQWRKMPTTGPYDIAQEDIKYGRSITLTRVKDWWARDKKFYRHRFNVDRIEYRMVASVDTAYEMFRQGKLDLFCPQRFIALIPTYWYDKSEVPEVLNGYIEKYTFYNVYPRLSRGIYLNQSKPPLDNQDVRTGINYALNFERVIQVVLRGDAVRMQSTFAGFGRFTSPKLKAKSYDPVKAQEYFAKAGFTKRGGDGVLMNASGKRLSLTFTVANMPAFTQAALILKEDALKAGFEIKIEALDITQLFKKGDQKTHEMIMSAWGAKPPHPHLWEYYATENAWEIQPDGSRKVKTNTNNFTMTGEPELDKLIDLQRKAPNEDEVQKYSWLVQERVQELGCAIPAWDSPYYRMLHWRWVRWPKEGNLMQTREVMDSGVYWIDEAIQNETHEAMSMGRSFGEVSRVFDQYRDK